In Longimicrobiales bacterium, the following are encoded in one genomic region:
- a CDS encoding glycosyltransferase family 2 protein, giving the protein MTSARRESPPLHLSVVCPFYNEARIIEQAVLQLLEQLATLDCTWELIVVDDGSTDGSRDVVRPIAARRPELRLLGYTHNRGRGHALRTGIAAARGDVIVTTEIDLSWGTDIVHRLLQAMHAWPDAHIVVASPHLPGGGYRNVPSKRVFFSRFGNRVIRACMGDSVTMNTGMTRAYRREVIQSLPLIEDGKEFHLEVILKATSFGFRIREIPTLLEWKEYKHSGRRVARKSSSSVGKLVVSHSLFSLFANPIRYVWAMALGSFAFGVAFFLGAVVLFALGRVSVYTALMSVSLILLSLVLFVMGVVLKQGFMVQRELWILQRYQVLAQGPGMLLAELSAPPDRTVEGGARPSASRTEAATLAGSGS; this is encoded by the coding sequence ATGACAAGCGCACGACGGGAGTCACCACCTCTGCACCTTTCGGTCGTATGTCCGTTCTACAACGAGGCGCGGATCATCGAGCAGGCCGTCCTGCAGCTGCTCGAGCAGCTGGCCACGCTGGACTGCACGTGGGAGCTCATTGTCGTCGACGACGGCTCAACCGACGGGTCGCGCGATGTCGTCCGGCCCATCGCCGCGCGCCGGCCTGAGCTGCGACTGCTCGGTTACACTCACAACCGCGGGCGGGGACATGCGCTGCGCACCGGCATCGCCGCGGCTCGCGGTGACGTGATCGTGACGACCGAGATCGACCTTTCCTGGGGCACCGACATCGTACACCGTCTCCTCCAGGCCATGCATGCCTGGCCGGATGCCCACATCGTGGTGGCGAGTCCCCACCTTCCGGGCGGTGGCTATCGCAACGTGCCGTCCAAACGCGTGTTCTTCAGCCGGTTCGGGAACCGCGTGATCCGCGCGTGCATGGGTGACTCGGTGACCATGAATACGGGCATGACACGCGCGTACCGACGCGAGGTCATTCAGTCGCTGCCCCTGATCGAGGACGGCAAGGAGTTTCACCTGGAAGTCATCCTGAAGGCGACCTCGTTCGGCTTCAGGATCCGCGAGATCCCGACGCTGCTCGAATGGAAGGAATACAAGCACAGCGGGCGCCGCGTAGCGCGAAAGAGCTCGTCTTCCGTCGGGAAGCTCGTCGTCTCGCACAGCCTGTTCAGTCTCTTTGCCAATCCGATCCGCTACGTCTGGGCCATGGCGCTCGGATCGTTTGCATTCGGCGTCGCGTTCTTCCTTGGTGCCGTGGTGCTGTTCGCCCTCGGAAGAGTGTCGGTCTACACGGCGCTCATGAGCGTCTCGCTCATCCTGCTGTCCCTCGTCCTCTTCGTCATGGGCGTTGTGTTGAAGCAGGGCTTCATGGTGCAGCGTGAGCTGTGGATCCTCCAGCGTTACCAGGTCCTGGCGCAGGGCCCGGGGATGCTGCTCGCTGAGCTGTCCGCACCCCCGGACCGCACCGTCGAGGGCGGCGCGCGACCGTCGGCGAGCCGCACGGAAGCCGCCACTCTTGCCGGGTCGGGTTCTTGA
- a CDS encoding glycosyltransferase, protein MNTPRPYLSVVVPVHRGERVLRQSLPALCASDLPRAEWELIVVDDASGDDTPDIAAEYADVVIRLEGNPRGPAFARNRGVEACRGEVVVFIDADVCVQPDVLASFARVCLTEPDVAAVFGSYDADPVAPGVISQFRNLLHHHVHQCNAGDAETFWAGCGAVRRDVLVEIGLMDARQFPRPQIEDIELGRRLRRAGHRILLRPDIQCAHLKQWTLRNMIVTDFRDRGVPWMRLLLSEGATQTPATLNLRAREKLCTALVALAALALVATLWSGSIIPMVIAGACVLLIVALTHQFYRLLVRTRGAGFALAVVPLQLVFYFTGGMAAVAGALLHYADRVPSRVEGPAAGRSGAIVPPPADRA, encoded by the coding sequence ATGAATACACCCCGTCCGTACCTCTCCGTCGTCGTCCCGGTACATCGCGGCGAACGGGTCCTGCGGCAGTCGCTTCCCGCACTGTGCGCCAGCGATCTTCCGCGCGCCGAGTGGGAACTGATCGTGGTAGATGACGCGAGCGGAGACGACACGCCGGACATTGCCGCCGAGTACGCGGACGTGGTCATACGCCTCGAAGGAAATCCACGAGGCCCGGCGTTCGCCCGGAACCGCGGCGTCGAGGCGTGCCGCGGTGAGGTCGTCGTATTCATCGACGCCGATGTGTGCGTGCAGCCGGATGTCCTTGCCAGCTTCGCCCGGGTGTGCCTGACGGAGCCTGATGTCGCCGCAGTCTTCGGCTCCTATGATGCAGATCCGGTCGCCCCGGGTGTGATCTCGCAGTTCCGAAACCTGCTGCACCATCACGTGCATCAGTGCAACGCGGGCGATGCGGAGACGTTCTGGGCCGGGTGCGGTGCGGTGCGGCGCGACGTGCTTGTGGAGATCGGCCTGATGGACGCCCGGCAGTTTCCCCGGCCGCAGATCGAGGATATCGAGCTGGGCCGAAGGCTCCGTCGTGCTGGCCACCGTATCCTGCTGCGGCCGGATATTCAGTGCGCACATCTCAAGCAATGGACGCTGCGCAACATGATCGTCACGGACTTCCGCGACCGCGGCGTACCGTGGATGCGCCTGCTGCTGAGTGAAGGCGCGACGCAGACGCCGGCCACGCTGAATCTGCGCGCGCGGGAGAAGTTGTGCACTGCGCTCGTCGCGCTCGCCGCGCTGGCACTGGTCGCCACGCTGTGGTCCGGTTCGATAATCCCGATGGTCATCGCCGGCGCCTGCGTGCTGCTGATCGTCGCCCTGACGCACCAGTTCTACCGCCTCCTCGTGCGTACCAGAGGAGCGGGATTCGCGCTCGCGGTCGTTCCCCTGCAACTCGTGTTCTATTTCACGGGCGGCATGGCGGCTGTCGCGGGCGCTTTGCTGCATTACGCTGACCGGGTGCCGTCGCGTGTCGAGGGTCCCGCGGCCGGGAGATCGGGCGCCATAGTTCCGCCGCCTGCGGATCGAGCGTAG
- a CDS encoding NAD(P)/FAD-dependent oxidoreductase yields the protein MSGDGSPTWHDVAPLEDGDRVVVIGGGPGGLTAAYLLAKQGVAVTVLEADDVVGGISRTVRYKGYRFDIGGHRFFTKIRPVEELWHEILGGEFISVPRLSRIHYNDRFFDYPLKAANALSGLGLWNAVLIVLSYIRAHLRPSEVEDNLEQWVVNRFGRRLYEIFFKTYTEKVWGMPCTEIRAEWAAQRIQNLSLYRAILSAAAVNRRSTDIKTLINEFQYPRYGPGQMWEMCRDRIEEMGGEVLMRHCVESIELEAGRVVAVKVRSPEGVQRIEGDHFISTMPVRELVAALEPAPRADIQAAGQGLKYRDFLTVALMLDREKLFPDNWIYIHTPGVKVGRIQNFNNWSQAMVPDAGHTCLGLEYFCFEGDSLWETSDDDLIALATKELAELGLASGANVVDGAVVRMPKAYPVYDSAYRDHLDTVRSYIDPIANLHPIGRNGMHKYNNQDHSMLTAMMTIWNMQGARHDVWAVNTDFEYHEEMRVPEPRPEAAVPVEAA from the coding sequence ATGAGTGGAGACGGCTCACCGACGTGGCATGACGTCGCGCCATTGGAGGACGGAGACCGGGTAGTCGTAATCGGCGGAGGCCCGGGCGGTCTGACGGCCGCCTACCTGCTGGCAAAGCAGGGTGTGGCCGTCACGGTGCTGGAGGCGGACGACGTCGTGGGTGGCATCTCCCGAACGGTCCGGTACAAGGGATACCGGTTCGACATCGGCGGCCACCGCTTCTTCACGAAGATCCGTCCCGTCGAGGAGCTCTGGCATGAGATTCTGGGCGGCGAGTTCATCTCCGTCCCGCGCCTCTCGCGCATCCACTACAATGACCGTTTCTTCGATTATCCGCTGAAGGCAGCCAACGCCCTTTCAGGTCTGGGGCTCTGGAACGCCGTCCTGATCGTGCTGAGCTACATCCGCGCGCACCTGCGCCCGAGCGAGGTGGAGGACAATCTCGAGCAGTGGGTGGTGAACCGCTTCGGCCGGCGACTCTACGAGATCTTCTTCAAGACATATACAGAGAAGGTCTGGGGGATGCCCTGCACGGAGATACGCGCGGAGTGGGCTGCACAGCGCATTCAGAACCTGTCGCTGTACCGGGCCATCCTGTCGGCGGCAGCCGTGAACCGCCGATCGACCGATATCAAGACCCTGATCAACGAATTCCAGTATCCGCGCTACGGACCCGGACAGATGTGGGAGATGTGCCGGGACCGAATCGAGGAGATGGGCGGTGAAGTCCTCATGCGGCACTGCGTCGAGTCCATCGAGCTCGAGGCTGGCCGCGTCGTCGCGGTCAAGGTGCGTTCACCCGAGGGTGTACAGCGGATCGAGGGCGACCACTTCATTTCGACCATGCCTGTACGCGAGCTGGTGGCGGCCCTCGAGCCCGCCCCCCGCGCGGACATTCAGGCTGCCGGCCAGGGATTGAAGTACCGGGACTTCCTGACTGTCGCGCTCATGCTCGACCGCGAAAAGCTCTTCCCGGACAACTGGATCTACATTCACACGCCCGGGGTGAAGGTCGGCAGGATCCAGAACTTCAATAACTGGAGCCAGGCGATGGTTCCTGACGCCGGCCATACCTGCCTGGGCCTGGAGTATTTCTGCTTTGAAGGCGACAGTCTCTGGGAAACCAGCGATGATGATCTGATTGCGCTCGCCACGAAGGAGCTTGCGGAGCTCGGCCTGGCCTCCGGCGCGAATGTCGTCGACGGCGCGGTCGTCCGCATGCCGAAGGCGTACCCGGTCTACGACTCTGCCTATCGTGACCACCTGGACACCGTGCGTTCGTATATCGACCCGATCGCGAACCTCCATCCGATCGGCCGCAACGGCATGCACAAGTACAACAACCAGGACCACAGCATGCTCACGGCGATGATGACGATCTGGAACATGCAGGGAGCGCGGCATGATGTCTGGGCCGTGAATACGGACTTCGAGTATCACGAGGAGATGCGCGTACCGGAGCCGCGGCCGGAAGCTGCCGTACCTGTCGAGGCAGCGTAG
- a CDS encoding glycosyltransferase family 1 protein: protein MMRIGVDAACLANARGYGRFTRELLKAMFALAPDDEFVLFLDEQAQDHIDFDAPNVRAVSVDQRVSPTRAAAADTYRSPGDMLRFSAAVWRERPDVFFSPSVYTYFPLPPRIPALVAIHDAIAERYPELTLPGRRARLFWNLKVRLALWQADLILTVSDYAALELQEVLHLAPGRIRVAVEAPAAGYRPSDSRADVQAAATRLGLPDGARWYVYVGGFNPHKRVDRIVRAHARLVAERPADPVHLLLVGTTSADVFHGEVEHIRRTVAELGTGELVHWTGWIPDDELRHIHSGAIALVLPSESEGFGLPAVEAAACGTPVIATTASPLPQLLEGGGIFIQPGDEDALTAALLRLSGDEDCRRRFGAVARTRAAALCWDTSAHATLGALREVVA, encoded by the coding sequence ATGATGCGCATTGGTGTCGACGCGGCCTGTCTGGCCAATGCTCGCGGATACGGCCGGTTCACGCGGGAGCTACTGAAGGCCATGTTCGCCCTGGCGCCGGATGACGAATTCGTGCTGTTCCTGGACGAACAGGCACAGGACCACATCGACTTCGATGCGCCCAACGTTCGAGCGGTGAGCGTGGATCAGCGTGTCTCGCCCACGCGCGCCGCGGCCGCCGACACATACCGCTCCCCGGGTGACATGCTGCGTTTCAGCGCAGCGGTCTGGCGTGAGCGACCGGATGTCTTCTTCTCGCCGTCCGTGTACACCTACTTTCCGCTGCCGCCACGCATCCCGGCACTGGTGGCCATTCACGACGCCATCGCGGAGCGCTACCCGGAATTGACCCTTCCGGGCCGGCGCGCGCGGCTCTTCTGGAACCTCAAGGTGCGCCTGGCGCTGTGGCAGGCCGACCTCATCCTGACGGTCTCCGATTATGCTGCGCTCGAGCTCCAGGAGGTACTTCACCTGGCACCCGGCAGAATACGGGTCGCCGTCGAAGCGCCCGCAGCGGGGTACCGGCCGAGTGATTCACGGGCGGACGTCCAGGCTGCCGCGACGCGGCTCGGTCTTCCCGACGGCGCACGCTGGTATGTCTATGTGGGGGGATTCAATCCGCACAAGAGGGTCGACCGCATCGTGCGTGCGCACGCACGCCTCGTTGCGGAGCGCCCGGCGGACCCTGTTCATCTGTTACTCGTCGGCACCACGTCGGCGGACGTGTTCCATGGTGAAGTCGAGCACATCCGCCGCACGGTCGCGGAACTCGGGACGGGTGAGCTCGTGCACTGGACCGGCTGGATTCCCGACGACGAGCTGCGCCACATCCACTCGGGCGCAATAGCGCTGGTGCTGCCATCGGAGTCCGAAGGCTTCGGCCTCCCGGCGGTCGAGGCGGCCGCCTGCGGGACGCCCGTGATCGCGACTACCGCGAGTCCGCTCCCGCAGCTGCTGGAGGGGGGCGGAATCTTCATTCAGCCGGGCGACGAGGACGCTCTGACCGCAGCCCTGCTGCGTCTGAGCGGGGACGAGGACTGCCGCCGCAGATTCGGGGCTGTCGCCCGCACGCGCGCTGCGGCGCTCTGCTGGGACACGAGTGCCCACGCAACCCTCGGCGCGTTGCGCGAGGTGGTCGCATGA
- a CDS encoding glycosyltransferase family 39 protein has translation MRTALLLAGVAFVLYASGLRWGLPYATAPERVDAWAVDDETPLGPLAELHNILDPKPDRNLGYPLLYPFTVLVAYAPYMVYLAVTDGLESPGGEYPFGLSDPVLSLRVLGLIAHLVTTLLAVAAVVATYDAARVAWGRRAGVAAALFAMTAAPMFYYARTGNVDVPMLCFLMLAYAAFARMVVSGYTVRRAVALGIFVGLSLATKEAALGAFLAMPVVVFELSRRQRQLPVGSMAFWKPHLQALLASFLALGAGSGLFVEPGRYLAHLRYLGGRVNELAVSDAGSAAVRTFGYTFGEHIAYARALLIDLQSILNPGGLALAAAGVAIACWRRERAALLIVPIASYLGWIFLSLRAAQVRYMLPAAVMLACFAGYAVLCASRSKRPVFRYGVSAAAVVILLVQLLRGVDLTYQMVNDSRFAAAAWFEQQARPGDRVEFFGPSQKLPPLDAQVVSDRATGYYGMYVPAQVDEAKVQEILSGWQERRPRFVIAIPDHTSPAGVQHSHTFPSALFNALMEARYGFHPAVYFRTPPLFPWLPAARLDYPVVNPPIQVFEALGENENRPPEPVRNQPGAGLR, from the coding sequence GTGCGTACGGCTCTTCTGCTGGCGGGCGTCGCCTTCGTGCTGTATGCCTCCGGTCTTCGCTGGGGGCTTCCGTACGCGACTGCGCCGGAGCGCGTGGACGCGTGGGCCGTCGACGACGAGACGCCACTGGGTCCTCTGGCCGAACTGCACAACATCCTCGATCCCAAGCCCGATCGCAATCTCGGATACCCGCTGCTGTACCCCTTCACCGTCCTGGTCGCGTATGCGCCCTACATGGTCTACCTCGCCGTGACGGACGGTCTGGAGAGCCCGGGCGGAGAGTATCCCTTCGGTCTGTCCGATCCGGTGCTGTCGCTGCGTGTGCTCGGGTTGATCGCTCATCTCGTCACCACCCTCCTCGCCGTAGCCGCGGTCGTGGCGACGTACGATGCCGCACGTGTCGCGTGGGGACGCCGTGCCGGCGTCGCGGCCGCGCTGTTCGCCATGACGGCGGCGCCCATGTTCTACTATGCGCGCACGGGTAACGTCGACGTTCCGATGCTGTGCTTCCTGATGCTCGCATACGCCGCATTCGCACGCATGGTCGTAAGCGGATACACCGTGCGGCGCGCAGTCGCGCTGGGGATCTTCGTGGGCCTCTCGCTCGCCACGAAGGAAGCGGCACTCGGCGCGTTCCTCGCGATGCCGGTGGTGGTGTTCGAGCTGTCGCGGCGGCAACGGCAGCTGCCGGTCGGCAGCATGGCGTTCTGGAAGCCGCATCTCCAGGCGCTCCTCGCTTCGTTCCTCGCCCTCGGAGCCGGCAGCGGCCTGTTCGTGGAACCCGGCCGTTACCTGGCTCACCTGCGCTATCTGGGGGGGAGGGTCAATGAGCTCGCCGTCTCCGACGCGGGTTCGGCCGCCGTCCGGACCTTCGGCTACACGTTCGGCGAGCACATCGCCTATGCGCGGGCGCTGCTCATCGATCTGCAATCGATCCTCAATCCGGGTGGTCTGGCGCTCGCCGCCGCAGGCGTCGCCATCGCGTGCTGGCGCCGGGAGCGGGCTGCTCTGCTGATCGTCCCGATAGCCTCTTACCTGGGGTGGATCTTCCTCTCTCTGCGCGCTGCCCAGGTGCGCTACATGCTGCCTGCTGCCGTCATGCTCGCCTGTTTCGCCGGATATGCCGTGCTCTGCGCATCACGATCGAAGCGGCCGGTGTTCCGGTACGGCGTGTCCGCGGCCGCGGTCGTCATACTGCTGGTGCAGCTCCTGCGCGGCGTGGACCTCACGTACCAGATGGTCAACGATTCGCGCTTTGCCGCCGCAGCCTGGTTCGAGCAGCAGGCGCGGCCCGGTGACCGCGTCGAGTTCTTCGGTCCCAGCCAGAAGCTGCCGCCACTGGATGCGCAGGTCGTGTCGGACAGAGCGACCGGATACTACGGCATGTACGTGCCGGCGCAGGTCGATGAGGCAAAGGTGCAGGAGATACTCAGTGGCTGGCAGGAACGCAGGCCGCGGTTTGTCATAGCCATTCCGGACCATACGAGTCCCGCGGGCGTGCAGCACAGCCACACATTCCCGTCGGCCCTTTTCAACGCTTTGATGGAGGCTCGCTACGGTTTCCATCCAGCGGTCTACTTCAGAACGCCGCCGCTGTTTCCGTGGCTCCCCGCCGCGCGACTGGACTACCCCGTCGTCAATCCGCCAATACAGGTGTTCGAAGCCTTGGGAGAGAACGAGAATCGGCCGCCAGAACCCGTCCGGAACCAGCCGGGAGCCGGGCTCCGCTGA
- a CDS encoding polysaccharide deacetylase family protein, whose amino-acid sequence MRAILTYHSIDGSGSPISVDPAAFRRHVECLTTKGPRVVGMDELLMLPDDSSAVAITFDDAFVNFAELAWPLLNDHGLPVTLFVPTEHVGGTNAWSATDRSIPHLPLLDGDALARLAADGVTLGSHTCTHPHLTWLSAGDVRGELERSADQLQHMTGVRPSCLAYPYGAYNPDIAAAAGAIYSMACTTEMRFLRPGDEQLRLPRLDMYYLRSEESLSAWGSPRLRVYLQARARARGCRELFQSVTNR is encoded by the coding sequence ATGAGAGCGATTCTGACCTATCACTCGATCGACGGCTCCGGCTCGCCGATTTCCGTGGACCCGGCCGCGTTCCGCAGACACGTGGAATGCCTCACCACAAAGGGGCCGCGCGTCGTGGGCATGGATGAGCTGCTTATGCTGCCGGATGATTCGTCCGCAGTAGCGATCACGTTCGATGACGCCTTCGTCAACTTCGCGGAGCTGGCCTGGCCGCTTCTCAACGACCACGGCCTGCCCGTAACGCTCTTCGTGCCGACTGAACATGTGGGCGGGACGAACGCCTGGAGCGCGACCGATCGTTCCATCCCTCACCTGCCTCTCCTCGACGGCGATGCCCTTGCCCGACTCGCTGCCGACGGCGTCACGCTCGGGTCGCACACGTGCACGCACCCGCATCTGACGTGGCTGAGTGCCGGGGATGTCCGCGGCGAGCTGGAACGCTCAGCGGATCAGCTTCAGCACATGACCGGTGTGCGGCCGTCCTGTCTGGCCTATCCGTACGGTGCGTACAACCCCGACATAGCCGCCGCAGCCGGCGCCATCTATTCCATGGCGTGCACCACGGAGATGCGCTTCCTGCGGCCTGGCGACGAGCAGCTCCGCCTGCCGCGCCTGGATATGTACTACCTGCGCAGCGAGGAGTCGCTGTCTGCCTGGGGCTCACCGCGGCTGCGTGTGTACCTACAGGCGCGGGCACGTGCTCGTGGTTGTCGTGAGCTGTTTCAATCCGTGACGAATCGATGA
- a CDS encoding class I SAM-dependent methyltransferase encodes MQLDTCAVCGSTELRQWFSTTFGAIGRCDGCGQILRADSPTVDSMVLAHRTGRLHESAYATNSETATHDLSFVTRFVELAVANAPVRRVLDVGCSTGHCLARFEALGFDCVGIEPVAELREVARRRLDGVVIAAPIEEVELEPGSFGAVVLWDSIEHLVDPRAVLEKVKSWLCPGGLLGIATLNHDSLMYSIYHVLRRPLPAIAQGFGDRLYNPFHTYYFTMRSLARLVDDTGLSIEQHKGYEFPLSRLDASKVFKAGMRGLYAIQWLTGTQGEQYMFARKPPRAS; translated from the coding sequence ATGCAACTCGACACATGCGCCGTGTGCGGATCGACTGAGCTGCGCCAATGGTTCAGCACCACGTTTGGGGCGATTGGTCGATGCGACGGCTGTGGCCAGATTCTGCGCGCGGACTCCCCTACAGTCGACAGCATGGTGCTGGCCCACCGCACAGGCCGGCTGCACGAATCCGCATACGCAACGAACAGCGAAACGGCCACGCATGATCTGTCCTTCGTCACGCGGTTCGTCGAACTTGCTGTCGCGAACGCTCCCGTCAGGCGGGTATTGGATGTTGGCTGCAGCACGGGGCACTGCCTGGCTCGTTTTGAGGCGTTGGGTTTCGACTGTGTTGGCATAGAACCCGTGGCGGAGCTGCGTGAAGTTGCGCGTCGACGCCTGGACGGTGTCGTCATTGCCGCTCCCATTGAAGAGGTGGAACTTGAACCAGGGTCGTTCGGGGCAGTTGTGCTCTGGGACAGCATCGAGCATCTGGTCGACCCGAGGGCTGTACTGGAAAAGGTGAAAAGCTGGCTTTGTCCCGGGGGGCTTCTCGGTATCGCCACGCTCAATCACGATAGCCTGATGTACTCGATTTACCACGTTCTTCGCCGGCCGCTCCCGGCGATAGCGCAAGGCTTTGGTGACAGGCTCTACAATCCGTTCCACACCTACTATTTCACCATGCGGTCGTTGGCACGACTTGTGGATGATACCGGATTATCCATTGAACAGCACAAAGGCTATGAGTTTCCGCTGTCGCGCCTCGATGCGAGCAAGGTGTTCAAGGCAGGAATGCGTGGCCTCTATGCGATCCAGTGGCTCACAGGCACGCAGGGAGAACAGTACATGTTCGCTCGCAAGCCACCGCGGGCGTCGTGA